In one Modestobacter sp. L9-4 genomic region, the following are encoded:
- a CDS encoding transglycosylase domain-containing protein, producing the protein MPPFDETARVGPSAGSVRRPSAARSATGGADAPRRPASPSRARAASSRGDARPPAARSGGGGGRPPVKPPTGGRRPGGSSSGGPGRPPAGGKRKRTGKQRRRRWLKVLAGAFLGMLVLLGVFVGVVYASTDVPSPDSITNKQASVVYYSDGVTEMARLTSPGGNRTNVKLSEISEPARNAVLAAENRSFYDDPGISFTGIARAAWNNVTGGSTQGGSTITQQYVKNAILNSDQTYSRKFKELFLAVKLDNEYTKDEILENYLNTIYFGRGAYGIETAATTYFGVPASQLTAEQGAVLAVLIRNPSANDPETNPEGAQKRWGLVLDAMVEAGWVDPAARTPMVYPAVLPKTTAQVGIPTGPEGLVVRQVLDEVQADGYADVESAGLRITSTVDKDKQAAAVASVQDVMAGEDPALRQALVAIDPKTGGVLAYYGNAQTSDDPATDTTDYAEALKPPGSSFKPYTLATALAQGISVDARRDGSSPQEFKDRPGKPVRNSGNVQCPACTLKEAITKSLNTTFYGLAVEVGADNVAKTAREAMGMDDTFGAEDSSVPPGLRGKATLTATEGEVTGGAIGIGEYPVRPIDQAVGFATLAAGGMYHPRHFVAQVTDSEGTVLEVKDGSNGASPVIDPSVASDVTFALEDVAKSSKRPLEGDRPVAAKTGTQGLNDQDNSDAWMVGYTPSISTAVWMGTQGSAAITNVQGKIIYGSGLPGAIWQEFMNTVLAGTPEEPLPTKAVIKGDKGTKAVADPTTEAPVTALPPAAVVPVPETAQAPVPSATAAAPQSTGAAESRARDRARAEADRARQIAEEARKADEARRQAAEASRAAATQTPTQTQPSPPAQPSAPVQPIPSGPTN; encoded by the coding sequence GTGCCTCCCTTCGACGAGACCGCCCGCGTCGGCCCGAGTGCCGGATCGGTCCGCCGCCCCTCGGCGGCCCGGTCGGCGACCGGCGGTGCCGACGCGCCGCGCCGTCCCGCGTCCCCGAGCCGCGCCCGTGCGGCGTCCTCGCGGGGCGACGCGCGGCCGCCGGCGGCACGGTCCGGCGGCGGCGGCGGGCGACCGCCGGTCAAGCCGCCGACCGGGGGACGTCGTCCCGGCGGCAGCAGCAGCGGTGGACCCGGTCGTCCGCCCGCCGGTGGCAAGAGGAAGCGGACGGGCAAGCAGCGGCGGCGTCGCTGGCTGAAGGTCCTCGCCGGGGCGTTCCTGGGCATGCTGGTGCTGCTCGGGGTCTTCGTCGGGGTCGTCTACGCCTCGACCGACGTCCCCTCCCCGGACTCGATCACCAACAAGCAGGCCTCGGTCGTCTACTACTCCGACGGCGTCACGGAGATGGCCCGGCTCACCTCCCCCGGCGGCAACCGCACCAACGTGAAGCTGTCGGAGATCTCCGAGCCGGCCCGCAACGCCGTCCTGGCCGCGGAGAACCGCAGCTTCTACGACGACCCGGGCATCTCCTTCACCGGGATCGCGCGGGCGGCCTGGAACAACGTCACCGGTGGCTCGACCCAGGGCGGGTCGACGATCACCCAGCAGTACGTGAAGAACGCGATCCTGAACTCCGACCAGACCTACAGCCGCAAGTTCAAGGAGCTCTTCCTCGCGGTCAAGCTGGACAACGAGTACACCAAGGACGAGATCCTCGAGAACTACCTCAACACCATCTACTTCGGTCGCGGCGCCTACGGCATCGAGACCGCGGCGACCACCTACTTCGGCGTCCCGGCCTCCCAGCTGACCGCCGAGCAGGGTGCCGTCCTGGCGGTGCTGATCCGCAACCCCAGCGCCAACGACCCCGAGACCAACCCCGAGGGCGCGCAGAAGCGCTGGGGCCTGGTGCTCGACGCCATGGTCGAGGCCGGCTGGGTCGACCCGGCCGCACGCACGCCGATGGTCTACCCGGCCGTGCTGCCGAAGACCACGGCCCAGGTCGGCATCCCGACCGGGCCCGAGGGCCTCGTCGTGCGCCAGGTGCTCGACGAGGTGCAGGCCGACGGCTACGCCGACGTCGAGAGCGCCGGGCTGCGCATCACCAGCACGGTCGACAAGGACAAGCAGGCCGCCGCGGTGGCCAGCGTCCAGGACGTCATGGCCGGGGAGGACCCCGCCCTCCGGCAGGCGCTGGTGGCGATCGACCCCAAGACCGGCGGCGTGCTCGCCTACTACGGCAACGCGCAGACCAGTGACGACCCGGCCACGGACACCACCGACTACGCCGAGGCGCTCAAGCCGCCGGGCTCGTCGTTCAAGCCGTACACGCTGGCCACGGCACTGGCGCAGGGCATCAGCGTGGACGCGCGACGTGACGGCTCCTCACCGCAGGAGTTCAAGGACCGTCCCGGCAAGCCGGTGCGCAACTCGGGCAACGTGCAGTGCCCGGCGTGCACGCTGAAGGAGGCGATCACCAAGTCGCTGAACACCACCTTCTACGGGCTGGCCGTCGAGGTCGGTGCCGACAACGTCGCGAAGACCGCCCGCGAGGCGATGGGCATGGACGACACCTTCGGCGCGGAGGACTCGTCCGTGCCGCCGGGCCTCCGTGGGAAGGCGACCCTGACGGCCACCGAGGGCGAGGTCACCGGTGGCGCGATCGGGATCGGCGAGTACCCGGTGCGCCCGATCGACCAGGCCGTGGGCTTCGCGACCCTGGCCGCGGGCGGGATGTACCACCCCCGCCACTTCGTCGCCCAGGTCACCGACAGCGAGGGCACCGTCCTGGAGGTCAAGGACGGCAGCAACGGTGCCTCCCCGGTCATCGACCCCAGCGTCGCCAGCGACGTCACCTTCGCCCTCGAGGACGTCGCCAAGTCGTCCAAGCGGCCGTTGGAGGGCGACCGGCCGGTGGCCGCCAAGACCGGCACCCAGGGCCTCAACGACCAGGACAACTCGGACGCGTGGATGGTGGGCTACACCCCGTCGATCTCCACCGCCGTGTGGATGGGCACCCAGGGCAGCGCCGCGATCACCAACGTCCAGGGGAAGATCATCTACGGGTCCGGGCTGCCGGGTGCCATCTGGCAGGAGTTCATGAACACCGTGCTGGCCGGCACGCCCGAGGAGCCGCTGCCGACGAAGGCGGTCATCAAGGGCGACAAGGGCACCAAGGCCGTCGCCGATCCGACGACCGAGGCCCCGGTCACGGCGCTCCCCCCGGCCGCGGTCGTCCCGGTGCCGGAGACCGCGCAGGCACCCGTGCCCTCCGCCACCGCCGCCGCGCCGCAGAGCACCGGCGCAGCGGAGTCCCGGGCACGCGACCGGGCCCGGGCCGAGGCCGACCGGGCACGCCAGATCGCCGAGGAGGCCCGCAAGGCCGACGAGGCCCGGCGGCAGGCGGCGGAGGCCAGCCGGGCGGCGGCCACGCAGACGCCCACGCAGACGCAGCCGTCCCCACCGGCCCAGCCGTCGGCGCCCGTGCAGCCGATCCCCAGTGGTCCCACCAACTGA
- a CDS encoding YkvA family protein: MPGWAWSLVGVLAGLLVLWLLLLAVLWATRTDDLSARGLLRLLPDVVRLVRRLAADGELPRGVRVRLWLLLGYLALPIDLVPDVIPVLGYADDALLVALVLRSVVRRAGAEAVSRNWPGTPEGWPPSDGWPGSPPDRCGPAPAAVEPIRPARRADEPALAGRRAPRRACTGAVVAVTGCTKG; the protein is encoded by the coding sequence ATGCCCGGCTGGGCCTGGTCGCTGGTCGGGGTCCTCGCCGGGCTGCTGGTGCTGTGGCTGCTGCTCCTGGCCGTGCTCTGGGCCACCCGCACCGACGACCTGAGCGCACGCGGGCTGCTCCGGTTGCTGCCCGACGTGGTGCGGCTGGTGCGCCGTCTGGCCGCCGACGGCGAGCTGCCGCGGGGCGTGCGGGTGCGGCTGTGGCTGCTGCTGGGCTACCTCGCGCTGCCGATCGACCTGGTGCCCGACGTCATCCCGGTGCTGGGCTACGCCGACGACGCGCTCCTCGTCGCGCTCGTCCTGCGCTCGGTGGTCCGCCGGGCGGGCGCCGAGGCGGTGTCGCGGAACTGGCCGGGCACGCCCGAGGGCTGGCCGCCCTCCGACGGCTGGCCCGGCTCCCCGCCTGACCGGTGCGGGCCGGCCCCAGCGGCCGTGGAGCCCATCCGACCCGCCCGGCGAGCCGACGAGCCCGCCCTGGCGGGGCGTCGCGCCCCACGCCGGGCGTGCACGGGCGCCGTGGTGGCCGTGACCGGGTGCACGAAGGGGTGA
- a CDS encoding glycosyltransferase family 87 protein, with amino-acid sequence MTAPSTGPSSAPPEGGPVASGASATTRPQPDVALPGAPDRVVPSWVDPVVAQASEAVGGPWGRHAVTGRALFWTPLRVCLLFTVVVLALAWAKQAPCASGDWSGSKQYTHLCYNDAVPLFGIHGQDRGEVPYLDSPVEYPVLTGGLMQLAAVVGRAYDGLAAGPGLLPDTVPVETYYVVTCLLLAALALLVTRGVLGLTGRRPWDAAMVGLSPLLLVHAFTNWDLLAVALTTFGMLAWARRRPVLAGVLIGLGIAAKLYPVLLLGALLVLCVRAGRLRAWTSAAVAAALAWLAVNLPIALAAPDNWARFFSLSDTRPANPESIWAMLLDLTDGQALDGPLAAGQTPSVLNATVALLMLATSIGVGVLALAAPLRPRVPQLAFLLVAAFLLFNKVWSPQYSLWLLPLAVLARPRWRELLVWQVTEALVWLTTMLYYLGTDKRGIGVEWFYLSVGLRDVVVVVLAGLVVRDVLRPDADLVRRSWPGTDDPTGGVLDGAPDVVTVRTLRRRRRPLAAETAEA; translated from the coding sequence GTGACCGCACCGTCGACGGGCCCGTCCTCCGCACCCCCGGAGGGCGGGCCCGTCGCGTCGGGCGCCTCCGCGACCACCCGGCCGCAGCCGGACGTCGCGCTCCCGGGCGCTCCCGACCGCGTCGTCCCGAGCTGGGTGGACCCGGTCGTGGCGCAGGCCAGCGAGGCCGTCGGGGGCCCGTGGGGCCGGCACGCCGTCACCGGGCGGGCGCTGTTCTGGACGCCGCTGCGGGTCTGCCTGCTCTTCACCGTCGTCGTCCTCGCCCTGGCCTGGGCCAAGCAGGCGCCCTGCGCGAGCGGGGACTGGTCGGGGTCGAAGCAGTACACCCACCTCTGCTACAACGACGCCGTCCCGTTGTTCGGCATCCACGGGCAGGACCGCGGTGAGGTGCCCTACCTGGACTCACCGGTCGAGTACCCGGTGCTCACCGGTGGGCTGATGCAGCTGGCCGCGGTGGTCGGCCGGGCCTACGACGGACTGGCCGCGGGCCCGGGCCTGCTGCCGGACACCGTGCCGGTCGAGACCTACTACGTGGTCACCTGCCTGCTGCTGGCGGCGCTGGCCCTGCTGGTCACCCGCGGGGTGCTGGGCCTGACCGGACGCCGTCCCTGGGACGCGGCGATGGTGGGGCTCTCGCCGCTGCTGCTGGTGCACGCCTTCACCAACTGGGACCTGCTGGCCGTCGCGCTCACCACCTTCGGCATGCTCGCCTGGGCCCGCCGGCGTCCGGTGCTGGCCGGGGTGCTGATCGGCCTGGGGATCGCGGCGAAGCTCTACCCGGTGCTGCTGCTCGGGGCGCTGCTGGTGCTGTGCGTCCGGGCGGGCCGGCTGCGCGCCTGGACGTCGGCCGCGGTGGCCGCCGCCCTGGCCTGGCTGGCGGTGAACCTGCCGATCGCGCTGGCGGCACCGGACAACTGGGCCCGGTTCTTCAGCCTCAGCGACACCCGCCCGGCCAACCCGGAGAGCATCTGGGCGATGCTGCTGGACCTCACCGACGGGCAGGCGCTGGACGGGCCGCTGGCGGCGGGACAGACCCCCTCGGTGCTCAACGCGACCGTCGCGCTGCTGATGCTGGCCACCTCGATCGGGGTCGGGGTGCTCGCCCTGGCCGCGCCGCTGCGCCCCCGGGTGCCCCAGCTGGCGTTCCTGCTGGTCGCGGCGTTCCTGCTGTTCAACAAGGTGTGGAGCCCGCAGTACTCGCTGTGGCTGCTGCCGCTGGCGGTGCTGGCCCGGCCGCGGTGGCGCGAGCTGCTGGTCTGGCAGGTCACCGAGGCCCTGGTCTGGCTCACCACGATGCTGTACTACCTCGGCACCGACAAGCGCGGCATCGGCGTCGAGTGGTTCTACCTGTCGGTCGGCCTGCGCGACGTCGTCGTGGTCGTGCTCGCCGGGCTGGTGGTCCGCGACGTCCTGCGGCCCGACGCCGACCTGGTGCGCCGCAGCTGGCCCGGCACCGACGACCCCACCGGCGGCGTCCTGGACGGCGCCCCCGATGTGGTCACGGTGCGCACACTGCGGCGTCGGCGCCGTCCACTGGCCGCGGAGACCGCAGAGGCATAG
- the dnaB gene encoding replicative DNA helicase has protein sequence MAVLDDISRPRAAAPEYDRQPPQDVAAEQSVLGGMLMSKDAIADVVEVLHGADFYRPAHQIVFDVVLDLYGRGEPADAITVAAELNRTDQLSKMGGAVYLHTLIASTPTAANAGYYAAIVAEQAVLRRLVEAGTRVVQLGYGAAGGKGDVDDIVDRAQQEIYDVTEKRMSEDYSRLADVLQPTMDELDAIASRGGTARGVPTGIRDLDELTNGLQAGQMVVIAARPGVGKSTLGLDIARSATVKHHMPAAIFSLEMSKHEITMRLLSAEAKVPLHHMRAGTLSDEDWSKLARRMGEIADAPLYIDDSPNMTMMEIRAKARRLKQRNDLKLIVIDYLQLMTSGKKVESRQQEVSEFSRALKLLAKELELPVIAMSQLNRGSEQRQDKKPMLSDLRESGSIEQDADMVMMIHREDMYEKESPRAGEADIMLVKHRNGPTANVTVAFQGHYSRFVDMAN, from the coding sequence GTGGCGGTACTCGACGACATCAGCAGGCCGCGGGCCGCGGCTCCGGAGTACGACCGGCAGCCCCCTCAGGACGTCGCTGCCGAGCAGTCGGTGCTCGGCGGCATGCTGATGAGCAAGGACGCCATCGCCGACGTGGTGGAGGTCCTGCACGGCGCCGACTTCTACCGCCCGGCCCACCAGATCGTCTTCGACGTCGTCCTGGACCTCTACGGCCGCGGTGAGCCCGCCGACGCCATCACCGTCGCCGCCGAGCTGAACCGCACCGACCAGCTGTCGAAGATGGGCGGCGCGGTCTACCTGCACACGCTCATCGCCTCCACGCCCACCGCGGCCAACGCCGGCTACTACGCCGCGATCGTCGCCGAGCAGGCCGTGCTGCGCCGGCTGGTCGAAGCCGGCACCCGCGTCGTCCAGCTCGGCTACGGCGCGGCCGGCGGCAAGGGCGACGTCGACGACATCGTCGACCGCGCCCAGCAGGAGATCTACGACGTCACCGAGAAGCGGATGAGCGAGGACTACTCGCGCCTGGCCGACGTCCTGCAGCCCACCATGGACGAGCTGGACGCGATCGCCAGCCGCGGTGGCACCGCCCGCGGCGTCCCCACCGGGATCCGCGACCTCGACGAGCTCACCAACGGCCTGCAGGCCGGCCAGATGGTCGTCATCGCCGCCCGACCCGGTGTCGGCAAGAGCACCCTGGGCCTGGACATCGCCCGGTCGGCGACGGTGAAGCACCACATGCCCGCGGCGATCTTCTCGCTCGAGATGAGCAAGCACGAGATCACCATGCGTCTGCTGTCGGCCGAGGCGAAGGTGCCGCTGCACCACATGCGCGCCGGCACCCTGTCCGACGAGGACTGGTCGAAGCTGGCCCGCCGGATGGGCGAGATCGCCGACGCCCCGCTCTACATCGACGACTCACCGAACATGACGATGATGGAGATCCGGGCCAAGGCGCGCCGCCTCAAGCAGCGCAACGACCTCAAGCTCATCGTCATCGACTACCTCCAGCTGATGACCTCGGGCAAGAAGGTCGAGAGCCGCCAGCAGGAGGTCTCGGAGTTCTCCCGTGCGCTCAAGCTGCTGGCCAAGGAGCTCGAGCTGCCGGTGATCGCGATGAGCCAGCTGAACCGTGGGTCCGAGCAGCGTCAGGACAAGAAGCCGATGCTGTCCGACCTCCGTGAGTCCGGCTCGATCGAGCAGGACGCCGACATGGTGATGATGATCCACCGCGAGGACATGTACGAGAAGGAGTCCCCGCGGGCCGGGGAGGCCGACATCATGCTGGTCAAGCACCGCAACGGCCCCACCGCCAACGTCACCGTTGCCTTCCAGGGCCACTACTCACGCTTCGTCGACATGGCCAACTGA
- a CDS encoding PadR family transcriptional regulator: MLEFAILGLLHQSPVHGYELRKELAAVLGGRRSISYGSLYPALKRMHAAGLIASDEPTPRALLPADAPALTGRRGKVVYTITPAGRERFADLVSEAGPEAYDDEGRFGVHLANFAHTASDVRLRILEGRRRTLERQRDRLLESLRRTQERLDRYTLELQRHGLDSVDREVRWLTELIDSERTDPGAAPPAAEPPAPRTAPPAPSRTT, from the coding sequence GTGCTCGAGTTCGCCATCCTGGGGTTGCTGCACCAGTCGCCCGTGCACGGCTACGAGCTGCGCAAGGAGCTCGCCGCGGTCCTCGGTGGGCGCCGCAGCATCAGCTACGGCTCGCTCTACCCGGCGCTCAAGCGCATGCACGCCGCCGGGCTCATCGCCAGCGACGAGCCCACGCCCCGCGCGCTGCTGCCCGCCGACGCCCCGGCGCTCACCGGCCGGCGCGGCAAGGTCGTCTACACGATCACCCCCGCGGGCCGGGAGCGGTTCGCCGACCTGGTCAGCGAGGCCGGCCCCGAGGCCTACGACGACGAGGGACGCTTCGGCGTCCACCTCGCCAACTTCGCCCACACCGCCTCCGACGTGCGGCTGCGCATCCTCGAGGGCCGCCGCCGCACGCTCGAGCGCCAGCGCGACCGGCTCCTGGAGTCCCTGCGCCGCACGCAGGAGCGGCTCGACCGCTACACCCTCGAGTTGCAGCGGCACGGCCTGGACTCCGTCGACCGCGAGGTCCGCTGGCTCACCGAGCTCATCGACAGCGAGCGCACCGACCCCGGCGCCGCACCCCCGGCGGCCGAGCCGCCGGCCCCCCGGACAGCACCACCAGCACCGTCCCGCACCACCTGA
- a CDS encoding DUF1524 domain-containing protein, giving the protein MKHRITVLLAAAALGTAGCSLPASSPTPDAVSEAAVQAQAGAPAAGEPAAAVLARLAVKGRAPDTGYDRDQFGQQWADVDHNGCDTRNDVLARDLVDEAFKPGSDCVVVSGTLDDPYTGQTIAFRKGDGTSVDIDHVVALGNAWQTGAFAWDEARRTAIANDPLNLLAVDYSANRQKGDADAATWLPDERGYRCSYVARQVAVKASYGLWVTQAEHDAMARVLDTCPGQPVPAPDAGPADGPAGPSTAPSTPPSTAPAAGPFANCAAARAAGAAPLHRGDPGWSDSMDGDGDGTACE; this is encoded by the coding sequence GTGAAACACCGCATCACCGTCCTGCTCGCCGCCGCGGCGCTGGGCACCGCCGGCTGCTCGCTGCCCGCCTCGAGCCCGACGCCGGACGCGGTCTCCGAGGCCGCCGTCCAGGCGCAGGCCGGGGCACCGGCCGCCGGTGAGCCGGCTGCCGCGGTGCTGGCCCGGCTGGCGGTCAAGGGCCGGGCCCCCGACACCGGCTACGACCGCGACCAGTTCGGCCAGCAGTGGGCCGACGTCGACCACAACGGCTGCGACACCCGCAACGACGTCCTCGCCCGCGACCTCGTCGACGAGGCGTTCAAGCCCGGCAGCGACTGCGTCGTGGTCAGCGGCACCCTCGACGACCCGTACACCGGGCAGACCATCGCGTTCCGCAAGGGCGACGGCACCAGCGTCGACATCGACCACGTGGTCGCGCTGGGCAACGCGTGGCAGACCGGCGCCTTCGCCTGGGACGAGGCCCGCCGGACGGCGATCGCCAACGACCCGCTCAACCTGCTGGCCGTCGACTACTCGGCCAACCGGCAGAAGGGCGACGCCGACGCCGCGACCTGGCTGCCCGACGAGCGCGGCTACCGCTGCAGCTACGTCGCCCGCCAGGTGGCGGTGAAGGCGAGCTACGGACTGTGGGTCACCCAGGCCGAACACGACGCCATGGCCCGGGTGCTCGACACCTGCCCCGGCCAGCCGGTCCCCGCCCCGGACGCCGGACCGGCCGACGGTCCCGCCGGACCGTCCACCGCGCCGTCCACCCCGCCGTCCACCGCGCCGGCCGCCGGGCCGTTCGCGAACTGCGCCGCCGCCCGGGCCGCCGGCGCCGCCCCGCTGCACCGCGGCGACCCCGGCTGGTCCGACAGCATGGACGGCGACGGGGACGGCACCGCCTGCGAGTGA
- a CDS encoding deoxyribonuclease IV: MAEQLIGVHVGPGLTDDNELDDGGPLARAAEMDADAVQVFLADPQGWKKPLPRPDADALLASDVAVFVHAPYIANVASTNNRIRIPSRKLLAQHAAASAAIGAAGMVVHGGHVLAKDDPAAGVDNWRKTFSRQADDGGFGVPVLIENTAGGDNAMARELDAVARLWDAVGEFGAGFVLDTCHAWAAGWDLTRVVDDVRAITGRIDLVHLNNSRDPAASGRDRHAPLGSGEIPLELLVGVARAAGAPLVLETPGDAAEHAEEIALLREALSR; encoded by the coding sequence ATGGCTGAGCAGCTGATCGGTGTGCACGTCGGACCGGGCCTGACCGACGACAACGAGCTCGACGACGGCGGCCCGCTGGCCCGGGCCGCGGAGATGGACGCCGACGCCGTCCAGGTGTTCCTCGCCGACCCGCAGGGCTGGAAGAAGCCGCTGCCGCGCCCGGACGCCGACGCGCTGCTCGCCTCCGACGTCGCCGTCTTCGTGCACGCGCCCTACATCGCGAACGTGGCGTCGACGAACAACCGGATCCGGATCCCCAGCCGCAAGCTGCTCGCCCAGCACGCGGCGGCGTCGGCGGCGATCGGGGCGGCCGGCATGGTCGTGCACGGCGGGCACGTGCTGGCCAAGGACGACCCAGCAGCCGGCGTCGACAACTGGCGCAAGACGTTCTCCCGGCAGGCCGACGACGGCGGGTTCGGCGTCCCGGTGCTGATCGAGAACACCGCGGGCGGTGACAACGCGATGGCCCGCGAGCTGGACGCCGTCGCCCGGCTCTGGGACGCGGTCGGGGAGTTCGGCGCCGGGTTCGTGCTGGACACCTGCCACGCCTGGGCCGCCGGCTGGGACCTCACCCGCGTCGTGGACGACGTCCGGGCGATCACCGGGCGGATCGACCTGGTGCACCTGAACAACAGCCGCGACCCCGCCGCCTCCGGCCGCGACCGGCACGCGCCGCTGGGCTCGGGGGAGATCCCGCTCGAGCTGCTGGTCGGGGTGGCCCGGGCCGCCGGTGCGCCGCTGGTCCTGGAGACCCCCGGCGACGCCGCCGAGCACGCCGAGGAGATCGCCCTCCTCCGCGAGGCCCTGTCCCGCTGA
- the rpsF gene encoding 30S ribosomal protein S6 has product MRHYELMIILDPELEERTIAPSLDRFLTVVTNSGGTVKTEIWGRRRLAYEIKKNAEGIYAIVDIQAEPAAVAELDRQLNLNESILRTKLMRPEVH; this is encoded by the coding sequence GTGCGTCACTACGAACTGATGATCATCCTCGACCCCGAGCTCGAGGAGCGCACCATCGCTCCCAGCCTGGACCGTTTCCTGACCGTCGTCACCAACTCCGGTGGCACCGTCAAGACCGAGATCTGGGGCCGCCGTCGGCTGGCCTACGAGATCAAGAAGAACGCCGAGGGCATCTACGCCATCGTCGACATCCAGGCCGAGCCTGCCGCTGTCGCCGAGCTGGACCGTCAGCTGAACCTCAACGAGTCCATCCTGCGCACCAAGCTGATGCGGCCCGAGGTCCACTGA
- the rplI gene encoding 50S ribosomal protein L9 translates to MKLILTAEVTGLGSSGDTVEVKGGYGRNYLLPRGLAMIATRGAEKQIAGLRRARDARDVRTLEEAQAVAARLSGLTVTLPARSGDGGRLFGRITTADVAAAVTAAGGPELDRRRIELPSSIKSVGTHTVTVRVHPEVSVPVTLDVVAG, encoded by the coding sequence ATGAAGCTGATCCTGACCGCCGAGGTGACCGGTCTCGGTTCCTCCGGCGACACCGTCGAGGTCAAGGGCGGCTACGGCCGCAACTACCTCCTGCCGCGTGGGCTGGCCATGATCGCCACCCGCGGGGCCGAGAAGCAGATCGCTGGTCTGCGTCGTGCGCGTGACGCGCGTGACGTGCGCACGCTCGAGGAGGCCCAGGCCGTCGCCGCCCGCCTCTCCGGGCTGACCGTGACCCTGCCCGCCCGCTCCGGTGACGGTGGCCGTCTCTTCGGCCGCATCACCACCGCCGACGTGGCCGCTGCGGTCACCGCCGCTGGTGGCCCCGAGCTGGACCGCCGTCGCATCGAGCTGCCCAGCAGCATCAAGAGCGTCGGCACCCACACCGTCACGGTGCGGGTCCACCCGGAGGTCAGCGTCCCGGTCACCCTGGACGTCGTCGCGGGCTGA
- the rpsR gene encoding 30S ribosomal protein S18: MNDSPWRTPSAEASPRKIKKKVCQFCKDKATYIDYKDTTLLRKFISDRGKIRARRVSGNCSQHQRDVAVAVKNSREMALLPYTSTAR; encoded by the coding sequence CTGAACGACTCTCCCTGGAGAACCCCAAGTGCCGAAGCCTCCCCCCGCAAGATCAAGAAGAAGGTCTGCCAGTTCTGCAAGGACAAGGCGACCTACATCGACTACAAGGACACGACCCTGCTGCGGAAGTTCATCTCCGACCGCGGCAAGATCCGTGCCCGCCGCGTCAGCGGCAACTGCAGCCAGCACCAGCGTGACGTCGCCGTGGCCGTGAAGAACAGCCGCGAGATGGCACTGCTGCCCTACACCTCCACGGCGCGCTGA
- a CDS encoding inositol-3-phosphate synthase — translation MASVKVAIVGVGNCAASLVQGVEYYKDADETATVPGLMHVRFGDYHVSDIEFVAAFDVDGKKVGRDLSEAIGASQNNTIKIADVPPLGVTVQRGTTLDGLGKYYREIVEESDEAPVDMVAALRESGADVLVCYLPVGSQQAAEFYAQAAIDAQVAFVNALPVFIAGTPAWAQKFTDAGVPIVGDDIKSQVGATITHRVLAKLFEDRGVQLDRTMQLNVGGNMDFKNMLERERLESKKISKTQSVTSQVDRDMGKDNVHIGPSDHVPWLSDRKWAYVRLEGRAFGDVPLSLEYKLEVWDSPNSAGIIIDAVRAAKIAKDRGIGGPILSASSYFMKSPPVQHDDSEARDLVEAFIRGDIER, via the coding sequence ATGGCATCGGTCAAGGTCGCCATCGTCGGCGTCGGGAACTGCGCCGCCTCGCTCGTCCAGGGCGTCGAGTACTACAAGGACGCCGACGAGACCGCCACGGTCCCCGGCCTCATGCACGTCCGGTTCGGCGACTACCACGTCTCCGACATCGAGTTCGTGGCCGCGTTCGACGTCGACGGCAAGAAGGTCGGCCGCGACCTCTCCGAGGCGATCGGCGCCAGCCAGAACAACACCATCAAGATCGCCGACGTCCCGCCGCTCGGCGTGACCGTCCAGCGCGGCACCACCCTCGACGGGCTGGGCAAGTACTACCGCGAGATCGTCGAGGAGTCCGACGAGGCGCCGGTCGACATGGTCGCCGCGCTCCGCGAGTCCGGCGCCGACGTCCTCGTCTGCTACCTGCCCGTCGGTTCGCAGCAGGCCGCGGAGTTCTACGCGCAGGCCGCCATCGACGCGCAGGTCGCCTTCGTCAACGCCCTCCCCGTCTTCATCGCCGGCACCCCCGCTTGGGCGCAGAAGTTCACCGACGCCGGTGTCCCGATCGTCGGCGACGACATCAAGAGCCAGGTCGGCGCCACCATCACCCACCGCGTGCTCGCCAAGCTCTTCGAGGACCGCGGCGTGCAGCTGGACCGCACCATGCAGCTCAACGTCGGCGGCAACATGGACTTCAAGAACATGCTCGAGCGCGAGCGCCTGGAGTCCAAGAAGATCTCCAAGACCCAGTCGGTCACCAGCCAGGTCGACCGGGACATGGGCAAGGACAACGTCCACATCGGCCCCTCGGACCACGTGCCGTGGCTCTCGGACCGCAAGTGGGCCTACGTCCGCCTCGAGGGCCGCGCGTTCGGCGACGTCCCGCTGAGCCTGGAGTACAAGCTCGAGGTCTGGGACTCCCCGAACTCGGCCGGCATCATCATCGACGCCGTCCGCGCCGCGAAGATCGCCAAGGACCGCGGCATCGGTGGCCCGATCCTGTCGGCGTCCTCGTACTTCATGAAGAGCCCGCCGGTGCAGCACGACGACAGCGAGGCCCGCGACCTGGTCGAGGCCTTCATCCGCGGCGACATCGAGCGCTGA